The following are encoded together in the Misgurnus anguillicaudatus chromosome 14, ASM2758022v2, whole genome shotgun sequence genome:
- the LOC129416646 gene encoding uncharacterized protein, with protein sequence MDQFLSALGERGVPEENLARMAEDKIDQDIVKFLGEDKLSAFIPRYGDRVFARNWKELSSSERIEDTEQRKHTLINRLREKMKLPSTASATATSSFKSKPTLLGNKNAEKKTRKIELGWLNYQDSMYKQVRRPTGGGTREIVVSKDDTVSTIIEKGKTLFFPNGTSMKGKLEDFEVMLSVIGSDEPLEGSVTVGSLLEQTNYKILRLYLCTKPKDCSDSELSDETTDMPFSPDTSNTIGSVKHPSSSSPSLLSPTPVKRPRYGSWSIPSATSTLHTTPASQTSVQPLIDLSSDDEVIVYEYNTNMPCELVDGLADTLIYSPLHVNTTINPDSLPVNSQQESGTNTVSENQIETVVVAEMEEAIIDFVDSEQALSSTSTMATGFFENPENIVEKQVIVIRKTQCVVDMIKAFTDDFILDANISIRRVLERGEVEAGVGSGVTRDCLTDFWDMFYATKTCGTNYKIPILYHKFQEKEWTAVARILAFGWQKFQLFPVQLAPPFLTEALSLSSSDNLLDAFFNYISATEKDVLTEAISNFKGADMDELLSILSSHNCCVLPTEENLQSLVEEIAHKEMVQEPAFIIKCWKPILRSIGESMSTEGLKKILDDLKPKARNITKTIKFPESMSLEEKNTSNHLLRFVRERDEKELGLFLRYCTGSDLFLSKTIKVTFTAEQPQFDRAPLAHTCSCSLELASNYKNYADFRTEFISVLKSGVWVMDLA encoded by the exons ATGGACCAGTTTCTCTCAGCCTTGGGAGAAAGGGGTGTTCCTGAGGAGAACCTGGCAAGAATGGCAGAGGACAAG ATCGATCAAGACATTGTAAAGTTCCTTGGAGAAGACAAACTCTCTGCTTTTATTCCTCGATATGGAGACCGTGTGTTTGCCAGAAACTGGAAGGAGTTATCCTCAAGTGAAAGGATAGAGGATACAGAGCAAAGGAAACATACTTTAATAAATAGACTAAGAGAGAAGATGAAACTTCCATCCACTGCCTCAGCCACAGCAACCAGCAGCTTTAAATCTAAGCCTACACTTCTTGGAAATAAGAACGCTGAAAAGAAGACAAGGAAAATTGAACTTGGCTGGTTGAACTACCAAGATTCTATGTACAAACAAGTTAGAAGGCCTACTGGGGGTGGAACAAGAGAGATAGTTGTAAGCAAAGATGATACTGTATCCACAATTATTGAAAAAGGGAAAACCCTTTTTTTCCCCAATGGTACATCGATGAAAGGAAAATTAGAGGACTTTGAGGTCATGCTTTCTGTCATTGGTTCTGATGAGCCCCTTGAGGGTAGCGTCACAGTTGGAAGTTTGTTAGAGCAAACTAATTACAAGATCCTCAGACTATACCTCTGTACAAAGCCAAAAGATTGTAGTGATTCTGAGCTTAGTGATGAAACAACAGACATGCCCTTTTCACCTGACACATCCAACACAATTGGGTCAGTTAAACATCCATCCTCATCCAGCCCATCACTGCTCTCCCCTACTCCTGTCAAAAGACCTCGGTACGGCAGTTGGAGTATTCCCAGTGCTACCTCAACACTCCACACAACTCCTGCTTCTCAAACATCAGTCCAGCCTCTTATAGATCTATCCAGTGATGATGAAGTTATTGTATATGAATATAACACCAACATGCCTTGTGAACTTGTCGATGGTCTTGCAGACACACTGATATACTCACCTCTACATGTCAATACCACAATAAATCCAGATTCCTTGCCAGTTAACAGCCAACAAGAAAGTGGCACAAACACAGTCTCAGAAAATCAAATAGAAACAGTAGTGGTAGCTGAGATGGAAGAAGCTATTATTGACTTTGTGGATTCTGAGCAGGCTTTAAGTTCCACCAGCACGATGGCCACTGGTTTCTTTGAAAATCCAGAGAATATAGTGGAGAAGCAAGTCATTGTGATCCGCAAAACACAGTGTGTTGTGGACATGATTAAAGCATTTACAGACGACTTCATACTGGATGCTAATATTTCAATCAGGCGTGTGCTTGAACGTGGTGAGGTTGAGGCTGGAGTTGGGAGTGGGGTCACCAGAGACTGCCTCACTGATTTCTGGGATATGTTTTATGCAACAAAGACCTGTGGAACCAACTACAAGATCCCAATTTTGTACCACAAATTCCAAGAGAAAGAGTGGACTGCTGTTGCTCGCATCTTGGCCTTTGGATGGCAGAAATTTCAGCTATTTCCAGTCCAACTTGCCCCTCCGTTCCTTACAGAGGCGCTATCTCTCTCCTCCTCAGACAATCTACTGGATGCTTTCTTTAACTATATCAGCGCAACTGAGAAGGATGTGCTAACTGAGGCCATTAGCAACTTCAAAGGGGCAGATATGGATGAACTCCTTAGCatactcagcagtcacaactgcTGTGTACTCCCAACTGAGGAAAATCTACAGAGTCTTGTGGAGGAAATAGCCCACAAAGAGATGGTACAAGAACCAGCATTTATCATAAAGTGTTGGAAGCCAATTCTCAGGTCTATTGGAGAATCCATGAGTACGGAAGGACTGAAGAAGATTCTAGATGATCTCAAACCCAAGGCAAGAAACATTACCAAAACCATCAAGTTTCCAGAATCTATGTCACTGGAAGAAAAAAATACCTCAAATCATCTATTGAGATTTGTAAGAGAAAGAGATGAGAAGGAGCTTGGCCTATTCCTTAGGTACTGCACAGGGTCTGACTTGTTCCTATCTAAGACTATTAAAGTCACATTCACAGCAGAACAGCCACAGTTCGACAGGGCACCTTTGGCTCACACCTGTAGTTGTTCTTTGGAACTGGCATCTAACTACAAAAACTATGCAGATTTTAGAACAGAATTCATCTCTGTGTTGAAGAGTGGAGTGTGGGTAATGGATTTGGCCTAA
- the LOC129416841 gene encoding uncharacterized protein, producing MADHIIDQRIRMYYNQGLTQAEIALCLSVRDGFQISPRHLRRRLARLQLYRRRLSDAAEIVNFISNQIRGPGRLHGYRMMHERCRLAGLRVTRDMVQEIQSHLDPEGVQQRRGTRLRRRCYSVPGPNYLWHMDSYDKLTPFGIGINGCIDGFSRHIIWMQANCSNSNPKVIAAYFMNAVTGLGGCPKIIRSDLGTENVHVNRLQHFFREDETGVVHGPCVFQGRSTANQRIESWWGIYRRQNASYWRDVFQEFQATGDFNGDFIDKGLIQFCFLKIIQNELDTVVTMWDNHRIRPGGNGHPNYHGKPCLMYNVPELYHTQDYLHPLQYERVGIVLQEDICLWKTDIPCDHDLHELCLMVMEENNIELCHNATEAIRLYKDLRPLIRALLPEPHL from the exons ATGGCAGATCACATTATTGATCAACGCATCAGGATGTACTACAATCAAGGTCTAACACAGGCAGAAATTGCATTGTGCCTTTCTGTTAGAGATGGCTTTCAGATTAGTCCTCGTCATTTAAGGAGAAGACTAGCCCGGTTACAACTTTACAGACGACGGTTAAGCGATGCTGCTGAGATTGTTAACTTCATTAGCAACCAGATAAGAGGACCGGGTCGTCTTCATGGTTACCGAATGATGCACGAGAGGTGCAGATTGGCTGGACTGCGCGTGACTCGAGACATGGTTCAGGAGATTCAGTCACATCTTGACCCAGAGGGCGTACAGCAACGGAGAGGAACAAGACTTCGGAGAAGATGTTATAGTGTCCCAGGGCCCAATTATTTATGGCATATGGACTCTTATGACAAGCTGACTCCTTTCGGCATTGGAATAAACGGATGCATTGATGGGTTTTCGCGTCATATAATCTGGATGCAAGCAAACTGTTCCAATAGTAACCCCAAAGTAATTGCAGCATACTTTATGAATGCAGTCACGGGACTCGGGGGGTGTCCAAAAATAATCCGATCGGATTTAGGAACTGAGAATGTTCATGTTAATAGGCTGCAACACTTCTTCCGAGAAGATGAGACTGGCGTTGTGCATGGGCCGTGTGTGTTCCAAGGACGCAGTACAGCAAATCAACGGATCGAAAGCTGGTGGGGGATCTACAGGAGACAGAACGCAAGCTATTGGAGGGACGTCTTCCAGGAGTTCCAGGCAACTGGAGACTTTAATGGGGATTTCATAGACAAGGGTCTCATCCAATTCTGCTTTCTTAAGATTATCCAA AATGAGCTAGACACCGTTGTGACAATGTGGGACAACCATCGCATTCGACCAGGTGGAAACGGACACCCTAATTATCATGGAAAACCATGTTTGATGTACAATGTACCTGAGCTCTATCATACACAAGATTATTTGCATCCACTACAGTATGAAAGAGTTGGAATTGTTCTCCAAGAGGACATTTGTCTGTGGAAAACAGACATTCCCTGCGACCATGACCTGCATGAGCTCTGTTTGATGGTGATGGAAGAAAACAACATAGAACTGTGTCATAACGCTACAGAGGCAATACGACTTTACAAAGACCTGAGGCCTTTAATAAGAGCACTCCTGCCAGAGCCTCATCTCTGA